A window of Blastomonas sp. SL216 contains these coding sequences:
- a CDS encoding serine hydrolase — MVRLIRPISAMLITAVLACPGAGATATAQALDDDALRACLAGVAAPSSFSGVIAVSRQGGAVSFTQGLMAGDGSAAIASDARFNLGSASKMFTAVAVAQLVDAGKIGLDDPIKIHVDGLTTEAGAVTVRQLLTHSSGLGNFFTPDNLSALQAARSLSDLKPLVVRDVPQFTPGSRFQYSNSGFLLLGLMVERVSGESFEAYLQQHIFAPSGMTASSILPADKANRAVGMTNMPEMLPPPPGSAPGQHAGPPGPPPGPPPGTPGGPNGMQMPPPGPLRPAVEAALVGNSAGGAYSTAADMQRFFAALMSGKLTSAAMRDLLISPQIEVAPAGPNRPAVSHGLGFAVGNYNGHRWTGHNGGTLGVNVETATFPDDQMTIVIMANRDPPVAMEMMRKVRAIVFDGETCT; from the coding sequence ATGGTGCGTTTGATTCGACCGATTTCAGCCATGCTCATCACGGCAGTGCTGGCCTGTCCGGGGGCTGGTGCCACCGCCACCGCACAAGCGCTGGACGACGATGCGTTGCGCGCGTGCCTGGCGGGCGTTGCAGCCCCTTCGTCTTTCTCTGGCGTCATTGCAGTATCGCGGCAAGGCGGCGCTGTATCCTTTACGCAGGGCCTGATGGCCGGGGACGGGAGCGCCGCCATCGCAAGCGATGCCAGGTTCAATCTGGGATCAGCCAGCAAAATGTTCACGGCGGTCGCGGTGGCCCAACTGGTCGATGCGGGCAAGATCGGTTTGGACGATCCCATCAAGATTCATGTCGATGGCCTGACGACCGAAGCTGGAGCAGTGACCGTCCGTCAGTTGCTGACCCATAGCAGCGGGCTCGGCAACTTCTTCACGCCGGACAATCTGTCGGCTCTTCAGGCAGCGAGAAGCCTTTCCGATCTGAAACCTCTGGTCGTGCGCGACGTCCCGCAATTCACGCCCGGCTCGCGGTTCCAATATTCAAACTCCGGCTTTCTCCTGCTGGGCCTGATGGTTGAGCGTGTCAGCGGTGAGAGCTTTGAGGCCTATCTCCAGCAGCATATCTTTGCGCCATCGGGGATGACCGCTTCGAGCATCCTGCCAGCCGATAAGGCCAATCGCGCCGTCGGGATGACCAATATGCCTGAAATGCTGCCCCCGCCCCCTGGCAGCGCACCCGGCCAGCATGCTGGACCACCGGGGCCGCCCCCCGGACCACCACCGGGAACGCCTGGCGGGCCGAATGGCATGCAGATGCCGCCGCCCGGTCCGCTTCGTCCCGCCGTGGAAGCAGCACTTGTCGGCAATTCGGCGGGCGGCGCCTATAGCACCGCAGCCGATATGCAGCGTTTTTTTGCGGCTCTGATGTCAGGAAAGCTGACCAGTGCCGCCATGCGTGATCTTCTCATTTCCCCGCAGATTGAGGTGGCTCCTGCTGGTCCCAACAGACCTGCGGTGTCGCATGGCCTCGGCTTTGCGGTTGGCAATTACAACGGGCACCGATGGACGGGCCACAATGGCGGGACTTTGGGGGTGAATGTCGAGACTGCGACATTTCCGGATGATCAAATGACGATTGTGATCATGGCCAATCGCGATCCGCCAGTGGCCATGGAAATGATGCGCAAGGTGCGTGCGATTGTGTTTGATGGCGAGACCTGCACCTGA